One Pseudomonas tolaasii NCPPB 2192 genomic window carries:
- a CDS encoding AGE family epimerase/isomerase — MPSASQPSLNTVLTHFHSLIVPLWQGPGWNAELALPYEALDADHRPLPPQRYRAMACARQLYLFASLIGEPGATFAQERAAALFRSLQRHFHDAEHGGWFYSIDPAGQPLDKRKDLYTHAFIIFACAHYWAKVREPLVESVLNAALDVVAERFATGDGLYEAVLERNWSSLNSGPLQNPLMHLAEGFLATLAVREDAITQDALLDLATAMQKRFIDRQTGVMMEKPLGAVDNWFEPGHQFEWFFLLESSAVLRGTPLHGSLTRAFAYAEQKGVDNVTGAVSGMLALDGSVRDGTQRIWAQAEYLRALTLRPNSDAVLQRQLLALQQHFLHEKGWNECLDAKGAVSRRDMPSTTPYHLATCYQGLIQHLG, encoded by the coding sequence ATGCCCAGCGCTTCCCAACCCTCCCTGAACACCGTGCTCACGCACTTCCACAGCCTGATCGTGCCGCTCTGGCAAGGCCCGGGCTGGAATGCCGAGCTGGCCCTGCCCTATGAAGCCCTGGACGCCGACCACCGGCCATTGCCGCCGCAACGCTACCGCGCCATGGCGTGCGCCCGTCAGTTGTACCTGTTCGCCAGCCTGATCGGCGAGCCTGGCGCAACGTTCGCTCAGGAACGCGCCGCCGCACTGTTCCGCTCGCTGCAACGGCACTTCCACGACGCCGAACATGGCGGCTGGTTCTACAGCATCGACCCCGCCGGCCAGCCGCTGGACAAGCGCAAAGACCTCTACACCCATGCCTTCATCATCTTCGCCTGCGCCCATTACTGGGCCAAAGTGCGCGAGCCGTTGGTGGAATCGGTGCTCAATGCCGCGCTGGATGTGGTGGCCGAACGTTTCGCCACGGGCGACGGCCTGTACGAAGCGGTGCTGGAGCGCAACTGGTCATCGCTCAACTCCGGGCCGCTGCAAAACCCGTTGATGCACTTGGCCGAAGGTTTCCTCGCCACCCTGGCCGTGCGTGAGGATGCCATTACACAGGACGCGCTGCTGGACCTGGCGACCGCCATGCAGAAGCGCTTCATCGACCGCCAGACCGGCGTGATGATGGAGAAACCGCTGGGCGCTGTGGATAACTGGTTTGAGCCGGGGCACCAGTTCGAATGGTTCTTTTTGCTGGAGTCGTCGGCAGTATTGCGCGGTACGCCGTTGCATGGGTCTTTGACCCGCGCGTTTGCCTACGCTGAACAGAAGGGTGTGGATAACGTGACGGGGGCCGTCAGCGGCATGCTTGCCCTTGACGGCAGCGTACGCGACGGTACGCAGCGCATCTGGGCCCAGGCCGAATACCTGCGGGCGCTGACCTTGCGGCCGAACAGCGACGCGGTGCTGCAACGCCAATTGCTGGCGCTGCAGCAGCACTTTTTGCATGAGAAGGGCTGGAATGAATGCCTGGACGCCAAGGGTGCCGTGAGCCGGCGGGATATGCCGTCGACTACGCCTTATCATTTGGCGACTTGCTATCAGGGTTTGATCCAGCATTTGGGCTGA
- a CDS encoding ABC transporter ATP-binding protein — translation MNGPILEMKDLDVYYGPIQALKKVSLHINEGETVSLIGSNGAGKSTLLMSIFGQPRAESGQILYNGVDITHKSSHYIASNGIAQSPEGRRVFPDMTVEENLLMGTIPIGDKFAQEDMQRMFELFPRLKERRTQRAMTMSGGEQQMLAIARALMSRPKLLLLDEPSLGLAPIVVKQIFATLRELAATGMTIFLVEQNANHALRLSDRAYVMVNGEIRLTGTGKELLVNEEVRNAYLGGH, via the coding sequence ATGAACGGGCCTATCCTCGAAATGAAGGACCTGGACGTGTATTACGGCCCGATCCAGGCCCTGAAAAAAGTCTCGCTGCACATCAACGAAGGCGAAACGGTCAGCCTGATCGGCTCCAACGGCGCGGGCAAGTCCACGCTGCTGATGTCGATTTTCGGCCAGCCGCGCGCCGAGTCGGGGCAGATTCTGTACAACGGCGTCGACATTACCCACAAGTCGTCCCACTACATCGCCTCCAACGGCATTGCGCAGTCGCCGGAAGGGCGGCGGGTGTTCCCCGACATGACGGTTGAGGAAAACCTGCTGATGGGCACCATTCCGATTGGTGACAAGTTCGCTCAGGAAGACATGCAGCGCATGTTCGAGCTGTTCCCGCGGCTCAAGGAACGGCGTACCCAGCGGGCCATGACCATGTCCGGTGGCGAGCAGCAAATGCTCGCCATCGCCCGCGCGCTGATGAGCCGGCCCAAGCTGCTGTTGCTGGACGAACCGAGCCTGGGCCTGGCACCGATTGTGGTGAAGCAGATTTTCGCCACCCTGCGCGAGCTGGCGGCCACAGGCATGACCATCTTTCTGGTGGAACAGAACGCCAACCATGCGTTGCGCCTGTCGGACCGGGCCTATGTGATGGTCAACGGCGAGATTCGCCTGACGGGTACCGGCAAGGAATTGCTGGTGAACGAGGAAGTGCGCAACGCCTACCTCGGCGGGCATTGA
- a CDS encoding urease accessory protein UreF, with protein sequence MNPAWALLRLASPQLPIGGYSYSQGLEMAVENSRVNDAASARRWISDQLLLNLARFEAPLLLAHCRAAADENWPRLTQLCEEHRASRETRELYQESRQMGYSLQQLLNGLPELDDAARSFLEGQTEPHLALGWALAARAWAISPDDALAAWLWSWLENQLAVLMKTLPLGQQAAQRLTSELLPLLQQAQQDAARIDPNPLGSAAFGLALACMAHERQYSRLFRS encoded by the coding sequence ATGAACCCAGCCTGGGCGCTGTTGCGTCTGGCCAGTCCGCAATTGCCGATTGGCGGCTACAGCTATTCCCAAGGCCTGGAAATGGCCGTGGAAAATAGCCGGGTCAACGACGCCGCGAGCGCCCGACGCTGGATCAGTGATCAGTTATTGCTCAACCTCGCCCGCTTCGAAGCGCCGCTGCTGCTCGCTCATTGCCGCGCTGCAGCCGACGAGAACTGGCCGCGCCTGACGCAGCTGTGCGAAGAACATCGCGCCAGCCGCGAGACCCGCGAGCTGTACCAGGAAAGCCGGCAGATGGGGTACTCCCTGCAGCAACTGCTCAACGGTTTGCCTGAACTTGACGACGCGGCGCGCAGCTTTCTTGAAGGACAAACCGAGCCCCACCTGGCCCTCGGCTGGGCGTTGGCGGCCCGTGCATGGGCCATCAGCCCGGACGATGCCCTCGCCGCCTGGCTGTGGAGCTGGCTGGAAAACCAATTGGCCGTGCTGATGAAAACCCTGCCCCTGGGCCAGCAAGCCGCACAACGCCTGACCAGTGAACTGCTGCCCTTGTTGCAACAAGCCCAGCAGGACGCCGCCCGCATCGACCCCAACCCTTTGGGCAGCGCCGCTTTTGGCCTCGCCCTGGCCTGCATGGCGCATGAGCGCCAGTACAGCCGCCTGTTCCGTTCCTAG
- a CDS encoding SDR family oxidoreductase, with protein MSDTLFITGATSGFGEACARRFAEAGWKLVLTGRRADRLNALVEELSKQTEVHGLVVDVRDRKGMEEAIANLPPSFAKLRGLINNAGLALGADPAPKCSLDDWETMVDTNIKGLLTTTHLLLPRLIAHGRGAGIINLGSIAGSYPYPGSHVYGGSKAFVKQFSLSLRCDLQGTGVRVTNIEPGLCESEFSLVRFGGDQARYDATYAGAEPIQPQDIADTIFWVLNTPAHVNINRLELMPVSQSWAGFAIERGAKG; from the coding sequence ATGTCCGACACGCTGTTTATCACTGGCGCCACTTCCGGTTTTGGCGAAGCCTGCGCCCGTCGTTTTGCCGAAGCCGGCTGGAAACTGGTGCTCACTGGTCGTCGTGCCGACCGCTTGAATGCATTGGTTGAAGAGCTGTCCAAACAGACCGAAGTGCACGGCCTGGTGGTAGACGTGCGTGACCGCAAAGGCATGGAGGAGGCGATTGCCAACCTGCCGCCTTCCTTCGCCAAATTGCGCGGGCTGATCAACAATGCCGGCCTGGCCCTGGGTGCCGACCCTGCGCCCAAGTGCAGCCTCGATGATTGGGAGACCATGGTCGACACCAACATCAAGGGCCTGCTGACCACCACTCACCTGCTGTTGCCGCGCTTGATCGCCCATGGCCGTGGCGCCGGCATCATCAACCTGGGTTCCATCGCCGGCAGCTACCCGTACCCGGGCAGCCACGTGTATGGCGGCTCCAAGGCATTCGTCAAACAGTTCTCCCTGAGCCTGCGTTGCGACCTGCAGGGCACGGGCGTGCGCGTGACCAACATCGAGCCGGGCCTGTGCGAAAGCGAGTTCTCGCTAGTGCGCTTCGGCGGTGATCAGGCGCGCTATGACGCCACTTATGCTGGTGCCGAGCCGATCCAGCCGCAGGACATTGCCGATACCATCTTCTGGGTGCTGAACACCCCGGCGCACGTGAACATCAACCGTCTGGAACTGATGCCGGTGAGCCAGAGCTGGGCAGGTTTTGCTATCGAGCGTGGCGCCAAAGGCTGA
- a CDS encoding C40 family peptidase → MFKSFLCVVIVSLMCTVPSASANLQHRSTSIDNVIDRAHELLGTPYKAGGSSTERGFDCSSFLVYLFKTEANIQLPRTTSGMHRSTAKTVKRDALKPGDAVFFSGNGSGRVSHVGLYIGQGKFIHSPSTGKRVRIDSLSNSYWKKNYTTAKRFHAAG, encoded by the coding sequence ATGTTCAAGTCATTTTTGTGTGTAGTCATCGTCAGTCTGATGTGTACCGTTCCATCGGCTTCGGCCAACCTTCAGCACCGCTCCACATCCATCGACAACGTGATCGACCGCGCCCATGAACTGCTGGGCACGCCTTACAAGGCTGGTGGTTCCTCCACCGAGCGCGGTTTCGATTGCAGCAGTTTCCTGGTCTATCTGTTCAAGACCGAGGCCAATATCCAGCTGCCCCGCACGACTTCCGGCATGCACCGTTCAACGGCAAAAACCGTCAAGCGCGACGCGCTCAAACCCGGCGATGCGGTGTTTTTTTCGGGTAACGGGAGTGGCCGCGTCAGCCATGTTGGCCTGTATATCGGCCAGGGCAAGTTCATCCATTCGCCGAGTACCGGCAAGCGTGTGCGCATTGATTCGCTGAGTAACAGCTACTGGAAGAAGAACTACACCACCGCCAAGCGCTTTCACGCGGCGGGCTGA
- a CDS encoding TetR family transcriptional regulator, which produces MLPRAEQKQQTRLALMDAARHLMECGRGFGSLSLREVAKTAGIVPTGFYRHFDDMDQLGLVLVSEVGQTFRATIRLVRHNEFVMGGIIDASVRIFLDVVSANRSQFLFLAREQYGGCLAVRQAIGALREDITRDLAADLTLMPKLQHLDAEGLHVMADLIVKSVFATLPDIIDPPAHALPEHLTPQAKITQQLRFIFIGLKHWQGLGSTE; this is translated from the coding sequence ATGCTGCCCCGCGCCGAACAAAAGCAACAGACCCGCCTTGCCTTGATGGACGCAGCCCGCCATCTGATGGAGTGTGGCCGCGGGTTTGGCAGCCTGAGCCTGCGCGAAGTGGCCAAAACCGCGGGCATCGTGCCGACCGGGTTCTATCGCCATTTCGATGACATGGACCAACTGGGCCTGGTGCTGGTGAGTGAAGTCGGCCAGACCTTTCGCGCCACGATCCGCCTGGTGCGCCATAACGAATTCGTGATGGGCGGCATTATTGATGCCTCCGTGCGGATCTTTCTGGATGTGGTGTCGGCCAACCGCTCACAGTTCCTGTTCCTGGCCCGCGAGCAATACGGCGGCTGCCTGGCCGTGCGCCAGGCCATCGGCGCCTTGCGCGAAGACATCACCCGCGACCTGGCGGCCGACCTGACGCTGATGCCCAAGTTGCAGCACCTGGATGCCGAAGGCTTGCATGTGATGGCCGACCTGATCGTCAAAAGCGTGTTCGCCACCCTGCCTGACATCATCGACCCGCCGGCCCACGCCTTGCCCGAGCACCTCACGCCTCAGGCGAAGATCACCCAGCAACTGCGCTTTATCTTCATCGGCCTCAAGCACTGGCAAGGGCTGGGCAGCACCGAGTAA
- a CDS encoding ABC transporter ATP-binding protein produces the protein MSKEIVLSVEHLMMHFGGIKALSDVSLKVERNSIFALIGPNGAGKTTVFNCLTGFYKASGGKIELNLRGKQTNVIQLLGERFKAVDFVSPKSFLSRVYYKMFGGTHLVNRAGLARTFQNIRLFKEMSVLENLLVAQHMWVNRNMLAGILNTKGYRKAESDALDHAFYWLEVVDLVDCANRLAGELSYGQQRRLEIARAMCTRPQVICLDEPAAGLNPQETEALSAMIRLLRDEHDLTVVLIEHDMGMVMSISDHIVVLDHGNVIAEGGPDAIRNDPKVIAAYLGADEEELV, from the coding sequence ATGAGCAAGGAAATCGTCCTCAGCGTGGAACATTTGATGATGCACTTCGGTGGCATCAAGGCCTTGAGCGATGTGAGCCTCAAGGTCGAACGCAACTCGATCTTCGCCCTGATCGGTCCCAACGGCGCCGGCAAAACCACGGTGTTCAACTGCCTTACCGGCTTTTACAAAGCCAGCGGCGGCAAGATCGAACTCAACCTTCGCGGCAAGCAGACAAACGTGATCCAGTTGCTCGGCGAGCGCTTCAAAGCCGTCGATTTCGTGTCGCCGAAAAGCTTCCTGAGCCGTGTGTACTACAAGATGTTCGGCGGCACCCACCTGGTAAACCGCGCGGGTTTGGCGCGGACCTTTCAGAACATTCGCCTGTTCAAGGAAATGTCGGTGCTGGAAAACCTGCTGGTGGCCCAGCACATGTGGGTCAACCGCAACATGCTCGCGGGCATCCTCAACACCAAGGGCTACCGCAAGGCTGAAAGCGACGCCCTCGACCACGCTTTTTACTGGCTGGAAGTGGTGGACCTGGTGGACTGCGCCAACCGCCTGGCCGGTGAGCTTTCCTACGGCCAGCAGCGCCGCCTGGAAATCGCCCGCGCCATGTGCACCCGGCCGCAGGTCATCTGCCTGGACGAACCGGCAGCGGGCCTCAACCCGCAGGAAACCGAAGCCCTCAGCGCGATGATTCGCCTGTTGCGCGACGAACACGACCTCACGGTGGTGCTGATCGAACACGACATGGGCATGGTGATGAGTATTTCCGACCACATCGTGGTGCTCGACCACGGCAACGTGATCGCCGAAGGCGGGCCGGACGCGATCCGCAACGACCCGAAAGTGATTGCCGCCTACCTGGGCGCAGACGAAGAGGAGCTTGTATGA
- a CDS encoding HupE/UreJ family protein, protein MGLNKLLATAALLLAPALAFAHPGHGDNGLVAGISHPLGGIDHLLAMVAVGLWAAQQKGNARWALPCAFVGTMLMGGLLGFEGLELPALESGIAASVLALGLAVALAVRPPLFVAVGATALFALFHGVAHGLELPDMSSPWAYAAGFVGATAVLHAAGYAVVRFLPAAAAPLVRVAGAASAATGAWLLAG, encoded by the coding sequence ATGGGTCTCAACAAACTTCTCGCAACCGCCGCCCTGCTGCTGGCTCCCGCCCTCGCCTTCGCTCACCCCGGGCATGGCGACAATGGGCTGGTGGCCGGTATCAGCCACCCGCTGGGCGGCATTGATCATTTATTAGCCATGGTCGCCGTCGGCCTGTGGGCCGCGCAGCAAAAAGGCAACGCGCGCTGGGCACTGCCGTGTGCGTTTGTCGGCACCATGCTGATGGGCGGCCTGCTCGGCTTTGAAGGCCTGGAGTTGCCGGCGCTGGAAAGCGGAATTGCCGCCTCGGTGCTGGCGCTGGGCCTGGCCGTGGCGCTGGCCGTGCGGCCGCCGCTGTTTGTGGCGGTGGGTGCGACGGCACTGTTTGCGCTGTTTCATGGTGTGGCCCATGGCCTGGAGCTGCCGGACATGTCCAGCCCCTGGGCGTATGCGGCGGGTTTCGTCGGCGCGACGGCGGTATTGCACGCGGCCGGCTATGCAGTCGTTCGTTTCCTGCCCGCGGCAGCGGCGCCGTTGGTGCGTGTAGCCGGGGCGGCTTCGGCGGCGACTGGGGCCTGGTTACTGGCTGGCTGA
- the ureG gene encoding urease accessory protein UreG, protein MNTQPLRVGIGGPVGSGKTALTLALCLALRDRYNLAVVTNDIYTREDADFLVRNQALAPERIIGVETGGCPHTAIREDASINLEAVDQLNRRFPGLDLILVESGGDNLSATFSPELSDLTIYVIDVSAGDKLPRKGGPGICKSDLLVINKIDLAPLVGASLELMNSDTTRMRNGKPFVFSNQKTGVGLDDIVAFIERQGLLTAA, encoded by the coding sequence ATGAACACACAACCCCTGCGCGTCGGCATCGGCGGCCCGGTGGGCTCCGGCAAGACGGCCCTGACCCTGGCGCTGTGCCTGGCGCTGCGCGACCGCTACAACCTGGCGGTGGTCACCAACGACATCTACACCCGCGAGGATGCCGACTTTCTGGTGCGTAACCAGGCGCTGGCGCCCGAGCGTATCATTGGTGTGGAAACCGGCGGCTGCCCGCACACGGCGATTCGCGAAGACGCCTCGATCAACCTCGAAGCCGTAGACCAGCTCAACCGACGCTTCCCCGGCCTGGACCTGATTCTGGTGGAATCCGGCGGCGACAACCTGTCGGCCACCTTCAGCCCCGAGCTGTCGGACCTGACCATCTACGTGATCGATGTATCCGCCGGCGACAAGCTGCCGCGCAAAGGCGGGCCCGGGATTTGCAAATCCGATTTGCTGGTGATCAACAAAATCGACCTGGCCCCCCTGGTCGGCGCCTCGCTGGAGCTGATGAACAGCGACACCACACGCATGCGCAACGGCAAACCCTTTGTGTTCAGCAACCAGAAAACCGGCGTCGGCCTGGATGACATCGTTGCCTTTATCGAACGTCAGGGCTTGCTGACTGCGGCCTGA
- a CDS encoding cation diffusion facilitator family transporter, translated as MSNRGEQALLKQSTILMFAVAIAGIVTGVISGAQSILFDGFFSLIATAIKVLMLITAKLIAKKSNERFQFGYWHLEPMVLLIEGSFLLLIAIYAFLNGVFGIINGGREIELGLVIIYAAVFTVVEFAYFFYVRYRNRTLKSSLIQFDNISWLVDAMLSVGLLISFLAALLLKSQGYGEWAVYVDPLILILLALSMLAPALKILRPALREVLGIAPDQLDDKVREVMDAAQAKHGFDDYVSYVQKHGRARFIEIHVVLPADYPVDNVATLDGLREEISTGLGKPDAARWLTISFTGDRKWVA; from the coding sequence GTGAGTAACCGAGGTGAGCAGGCACTGCTCAAACAATCGACCATCCTGATGTTCGCCGTCGCGATCGCCGGGATTGTCACGGGTGTGATATCCGGCGCCCAATCCATTCTGTTCGACGGCTTTTTCTCGCTGATCGCCACCGCCATCAAGGTGTTGATGCTGATCACGGCCAAGCTGATTGCCAAGAAAAGCAACGAGCGCTTTCAGTTCGGCTACTGGCACCTGGAGCCCATGGTGCTGCTGATCGAAGGCAGTTTTCTGTTGCTGATCGCCATCTATGCATTCCTCAACGGTGTGTTCGGCATTATCAATGGCGGGCGCGAGATCGAGCTGGGGCTGGTGATCATTTATGCAGCGGTGTTCACCGTTGTTGAATTCGCCTACTTCTTCTACGTGCGCTATCGCAATCGCACGCTCAAGTCCTCGCTGATCCAGTTCGACAACATCAGTTGGCTGGTGGACGCGATGCTGTCGGTGGGCTTGCTGATCAGCTTCCTGGCGGCACTGCTGCTCAAGTCTCAGGGCTACGGCGAGTGGGCGGTGTATGTCGACCCGTTGATTCTGATCCTGCTGGCCCTGAGCATGCTGGCGCCGGCGCTGAAGATCCTGCGCCCGGCGTTGCGCGAGGTGCTCGGCATTGCCCCGGACCAGTTGGACGACAAGGTGCGCGAGGTGATGGACGCGGCCCAGGCCAAGCATGGTTTCGACGACTACGTGTCCTACGTGCAAAAGCACGGGCGGGCGCGGTTTATCGAGATTCATGTGGTGCTGCCGGCGGATTACCCGGTGGATAACGTGGCGACGCTCGATGGGTTGCGCGAGGAGATATCCACAGGACTCGGCAAGCCGGATGCGGCGCGCTGGTTGACGATCAGTTTTACCGGGGATCGCAAGTGGGTTGCGTGA
- the ureE gene encoding urease accessory protein UreE, with product MLVIHRRIAPQALWAAELLLNFEARSKSRLRCFSADGEDVGLFLERGQPPLHDGEFLQAEDGRVVRVCARPEQLLHVTCSSAFELTRAAYHLGNRHVALQVGDGWLRLLDDYVLKAMLEQLGASTETIEAPFQPEHGAYGGGHHHSRHGDEDFNYPPKLHQFGVRL from the coding sequence ATGCTGGTGATCCACCGCCGAATCGCCCCCCAAGCCCTCTGGGCCGCAGAATTGCTGCTGAACTTCGAAGCCCGCAGCAAGAGCCGCCTGCGCTGTTTCAGTGCCGACGGTGAAGACGTCGGCCTGTTTCTGGAGCGCGGCCAGCCGCCGCTGCACGATGGCGAATTCCTGCAGGCCGAAGACGGACGCGTCGTACGCGTCTGCGCCCGCCCTGAACAACTGCTGCACGTCACCTGCAGCAGCGCCTTCGAACTGACCCGCGCCGCCTACCACCTGGGTAACCGCCACGTTGCCCTGCAAGTGGGGGATGGCTGGCTGCGCCTGCTCGACGATTACGTGCTCAAGGCCATGCTCGAACAACTGGGCGCCAGCACCGAAACCATCGAAGCGCCGTTCCAGCCGGAACACGGTGCCTACGGCGGTGGCCACCACCACTCGCGCCATGGCGACGAAGATTTCAACTACCCGCCCAAGCTGCACCAGTTCGGCGTACGTCTATGA